The following are from one region of the Jatrophihabitans telluris genome:
- a CDS encoding DUF2017 family protein — protein sequence MKAKRKGEVLRVSVEAEESALLAMLLDDLETLLDSTDDSLGVFVDPALARLYPDGYSDDSEASEEFRGLVGADLRTERSGRLQLCRSELPLGGGRIELDDDGADRWIRVLNDVRLVLGVRLEVSEDTELDPSVESNALYGWLTAVQDMLVLHLMG from the coding sequence ATGAAGGCCAAGCGCAAGGGCGAGGTCCTGCGCGTCAGCGTCGAGGCCGAGGAGTCCGCCCTGCTGGCGATGCTGCTCGACGACCTGGAAACGTTGCTGGACAGCACCGACGACTCGCTCGGTGTATTCGTCGATCCGGCTCTGGCCCGCCTGTACCCCGACGGGTACTCCGACGACTCCGAGGCTTCTGAGGAGTTCCGTGGGCTGGTCGGCGCGGATCTGCGCACCGAGCGCTCCGGCCGGTTACAGCTGTGCCGCTCCGAGTTGCCCCTGGGCGGTGGGCGGATCGAACTCGACGACGACGGCGCCGATCGCTGGATCCGGGTCCTGAACGACGTGCGCCTGGTTCTCGGCGTGCGGCTGGAGGTGAGCGAGGACACCGAACTCGACCCGAGTGTGGAGTCCAACGCCCTGTACGGCTGGCTGACGGCCGTACAGGACATGCTCGTGCTGCACCTGATGGGCTGA
- a CDS encoding Mov34/MPN/PAD-1 family protein has protein sequence MLTLSQATYDALVAHARRDHPDEACGVVAGPEGSDRPVRVVEMLNAARSPTFYEFDSSDLLQLYKQLDANDEEPVIVYHSHTATEAYPSRTDIAYASEPNAHYVLVSTREPDSVEFRSFRIIDGVVTEEDVTVVDGDV, from the coding sequence GTGTTGACCCTCTCTCAGGCGACCTACGACGCCCTCGTCGCCCACGCGCGCCGGGACCACCCGGACGAGGCGTGCGGTGTCGTGGCCGGGCCTGAGGGCTCTGACCGCCCGGTGCGTGTGGTGGAGATGCTGAACGCCGCTCGCTCGCCGACGTTCTACGAGTTCGACTCCTCCGACCTGTTGCAGCTGTACAAGCAGCTGGACGCCAATGACGAAGAGCCCGTCATCGTCTACCACTCCCACACGGCAACCGAGGCCTACCCGTCGCGCACGGACATCGCCTACGCCTCCGAGCCCAACGCGCACTACGTCCTGGTCTCGACCCGCGAGCCGGATTCGGTGGAGTTCCGCTCGTTCCGCATCATCGACGGCGTCGTGACGGAGGAGGACGTGACGGTGGTGGACGGCGATGTGTGA